One Chanodichthys erythropterus isolate Z2021 chromosome 10, ASM2448905v1, whole genome shotgun sequence DNA segment encodes these proteins:
- the elavl2 gene encoding ELAV-like protein 2 yields the protein MAVRLCDVASLLRSGSWAAEPWTGQVIAAMETQLSNGPSCPTSSCPNNVSNNCTSPVEMPNGTEDSKTNLIVNYLPQNMTQEELKSLFGSIGEIESCKLVRDKITGQSLGYGFVNYVEPKDAEKAINTLNGLRLQTKTIKVSYARPSSASIRDANLYVSGLPKTMTQKELEQLFSQYGRIITSRILVDQVTGVSRGVGFIRFDRRVEAEEAIKGLNGQKPPGATEPITVKFANNPSQKSSQALLSHLYQSPNRRYPGPLAQQAQRFRLDNLLNMAYGVKSRFSPMSIDGVSSLAGINLPGHAGTGWCIFVYNLAPDADENVLWQMFGPFGAVTNVKVIRDFNTNKCKGFGFVTMTNYDEAAVAIASLNGYRLGDRVLQVSFKTTKTHKETQIKLRQRIQQREKNLQQLREAVESHKTAVEDSERIFTELICSIERSRSEATQWIRDQEKAAVSQAEGRLKQEINDLRRIDAELEQLLHTRTSNKEGVLWLDGARGRDRA from the exons CAGGTAATCGCAGCCATGGAGACCCAGCTGTCCAATGGGCCGAGCTGTCCCACCAGCAGTTGTCCCAACAATGTCTCTAACAACTGCACGTCACCTGTGGAGATGCCCAACGGCACTGAGGACAGTAAGACCAATCTGATCGTGAACTACCTCCCACAGAACATGACACAGGAAGAGCTCAAGAGTCTGTTCGGCAGCATCGGAGAGATCGAGTCGTGCAAACTTGTGCGAGACAAAATCACTG GTCAGAGTCTGGGATACGGATTTGTGAACTATGTGGAACCCAAAGATGCAGAGAAAGCCATCAACACTTTAAATGGACTCAGACTGCAGACCAAAACCATCAAG GTGTCGTATGCTCGTCCGAGCTCAGCCTCTATCCGTGATGCTAACCTGTATGTGAGCGGTCTTCCTAAAACCATGACCCAGAAAGAGCTGGAGCAGCTGTTCTCACAGTACGGCCGCATCATCACCTCTAGGATCCTCGTAGACCAGGTCACAG GCGTGTCCAGAGGTGTTGGCTTCATCCGATTTGACCGGCGCGTTGAGGCTGAGGAGGCCATTAAAGGGCTGAATGGTCAGAAACCACCAGGCGCTACCGAGCCAATCACAGTTAAGTTTGCCAACAACCCCAGTCAGAAGAGCAGCCAGGCGTTGCTCTCCCACCTGTACCAGTCACCAAACAGACGCTACCCAGGACCGCTGGCACAGCAGGCCCAGAGATTCAG ACTGGATAATTTGCTCAACATGGCATATGGAGTCAAGAG TAGATTCTCACCTATGTCCATTGATGGGGTCTCCAGCCTGGCAGGCATCAATCTTCCTGGTCACGCTGGTACGGGCTGGTGCATTTTTGTGTATAATCTGGCGCCAGACGCTGACGAAAATGTCCTTTGGCAGATGTTTGGCCCATTTGGCGCTGTGACTAACGTAAAGGTCATACGAGACTTCAACACAAACAAGTGCAAAGGATTTGGCTTTGTTACCATGACAAATTACGACGAGGCTGCCGTAGCAATTGCCAGTTTGAATGGGTACCGGCTCGGGGACAGAGTTCTACAGGTCTCGTTCAAGACGACCAAAACACACAAG GAGACACAGATAAAGTTACGTCAGAGAatccagcagagagagaaaaatctTCAGCAGCTGAGAGAGGCTGTGGAGTCTCATAAG ACAGCAGTGGAGGACAGTGAGAGAATCTTTACAGAGCTCATCTGCTCCATTGAGAGAAGCCGCTCTGAGGCAACACAGTggatcagagatcaggaaaaGGCTGCAGTGAGTCAAGCTGAAGGACGACTGAAGCAGGAGATCAATGATCTGAGAAGGATAGATGCTGAGCTGGAGCAGCTTTTACACACACGAACCAGCAACAAAGAAGGAGTCTTGTGGCTGGATGGAGCCAGGGGCAGAGACAGGGCTTAA